One Candidatus Nitronauta litoralis genomic window, ATTTGTTCACCTCTCCAAGCGTATTCAACTATTTTTCTCCTCTTCACAAACCCTCTGGACTCGATCTCTTTGGTCCCGAATTTCAGATCCATACCCAGTCGGCCACCTTTGCCCGCGCAAACTTTGTAGACAAGGCAGTCAATTCAAAGCTGGGTGAGGGTGTTTCCGTAGATTTGTCCTCTTTTGAAAGTATCACTGAGGATCTTGCCCTGATACAGGCAATCGAAGCCGCTCTTCTTCATGAACCGCTCAGCACAACAGAGCGAAACAGTATTATTGCCGCAATTAACGTACCCAAAATTTCAAGCGGAACGCGGGTCGAGGTTGCGGTGTATCTGGTAGCCACCTCTTCACGTTACCAGGTGCAACATTAATTGGGAGAGCATTCTTTAGCAACAGGCATCCCTAAACCTTTGATCCCAGTTTGCCGGTAACCAGGGCAAATCTTTTATAGAGAGGCACAATTATGGCGTCTTACACACGAAGAAAATTCTTGAAACGAGCGCTTCAAATGACGGCTTTCGCCGTTGCATCAAAAATGTTTCCCTTTCAATCCCTGAACGCATTGGCACAAACCTCTGAGGACTACAAAGCACTGGTGTGTGTATTTTTATTAGGTGGAAATGATGCAGACAATACCGTGCTTCCCATTTCCGGGCAGGCCCGCAGTGACTACGACTCCGTCAGGTCCAGTCTTTCAATTTCGGCGAGTAGCCTGTTACCAATCGGGACAGTGAATCACAGCACTTATGGTTCTACTGATTATGGATTACATCCCAGTATGTCTGGAATCCAGGGTCTTTCAGATAATCTGGCGATTGTGGCTAATATGGGGAACCTGGTCGAACCGATGACCAAAGAAGAATATAGAAACCGCACCAAGGAGCGCCCTCTTTCCCTCTTCTCGCATTCCAATCAGCAGGACCAGATGCAGACAGCAAGTCCTGGTGAAAGTTCTTCCACCGGCTGGGGTGGCCGGATAATAGACAATATGCCTGGGGTCAACAATCCCTCAACATTCCCAACCGGTGTCTCTCTTTCCGGTTCGAACAAGTTTCTTGCCGGCTCACCCTCCCAGGCGGCAACTATTTCGGGAAGTGGTGGATTCCAATTGAGTGGTCTCGGAGGCAGCTTTGGGGAAGCACGTACAACGGCAGTTCAGGAGATGCTCGATTTTGATACAGGTTTCAGCCTGGTCCAACACGCCAGCTCCATTTTCTCTGACGGGCTCGCCATTGGTGAAGTCATCAACGATGCCTTGCGCAACACAACAATCAACACGCCCTTCCCTTCCGGTTCACTCGGAACACGGTTAAGGCAAGTCGCACAGTTAATCAAGTCACGCTCAGCTCTGGGGATGAAAAGACAAATCTTTTTTGTCTCGACAGGGGGTTACGACACCCATTCCAATCAACCCGGCCGGCATTCCTCATTACTGACCGGGTTAAGCGAAGCCATGACGGCCTTCTATACCGCAACCGAAGAGCTTGGGATTCCGCAAAAGGTCACTTCTTTTACCCTCACTGATTTTGGTCGTACTTTTCAACCAAACCAGAGAGGCGGGTCGGACCATGCCTGGGGCGGAACCCAGTTTATTCTAGGTGGGGCTGTGAATTCTGGCATCTATGGAAACTTCCCAACTTTGCAGTTGGACGGCCCGGACACAACGGACAGTCGAGGTCGCTGGATTCCAACTACGAGCCTTGATCAGTGTGGTGCCACGCTGGCTACCTGGTACGGTCTGGACCCGGCGGAGCTCGATACTGTGTTTCCAAATCTTTCCAACTTTTCGAGTAACAACCTGGGTTTTGTATAGAAAATAGCCTAAACTACTTTATTAAACCACCCCAGACCTGCCAGGATTCTTGCAAGCTTTCCTGTGTAGGTCTGGCTTTTTCCTGGGTTATTTCCGTATTTCAGGGCCATTTTTCTCTATATTTTCCATTCAAAAAACTGAACTTTGTACATTGAATCCTGAATCATGGAAACGAATCCACCTATAAACTCAGTTAATTTATTATTTTTTAATGAGTTAACTGAAGAGCGTCCGGTGGTCACTAAAACCTTACATTTTGCGACGGAACGGCAACTATTTGATGCGTTTTGTCCCGAGTTAAGCTATATTTAGCCGTCATTTGGATCAAAAACTTTTCCTGCCAAAAGAAATTCAGCTTTTTTTGGGGGTCGCGTGATTTTCTCGGCTCTGGAGCCGTACGATCTTTTTTCATATAAGAGATTGTTCCAGGGATGCTTTAAATGACGGGAAAATTTTACTCGACCTATGTTAAGGAAGTTTTTTGAACCCAAATTCTATTGACAACATCAAAATTTTTTTAGGGAAATTCTTCCCTGAAAAACAAACTCAAATCCGAAATTTTTTTAAATGGGGTAGAAGCGATGTCAGATCAGCCAGACATTATTTACACGAAAGTTGACGAAGCACCTGAACTTGCAAGTGGTTCATTCCTTCCAATCATCCAATCCGTTACCCAGGTTGCAGGGATTAACGTAGGAACCAAGGATATCTCTCTCGCAGGCCGGATCATTTCACAGTTTCCTGAACGATTAAAACCCGAACAGAAGCAGCCCGACGATTTGGCCCTGCTCGGTGAAATTGTATTAGACCCTAATGCGAATGTTATCAAGCTTCCCAATATCAGCGCATCTATTCCTCAAATCCAAGCCGCTGTCGCTGAATTGCAATCACAGGGATACGACATTCCTGATTACCCCGAAGATCCAAAGACTGACGAAGAAAAAGAAATCAAAGCCAAATTTGACAAAGTTAAAGGGAGTGCGGTTAATCCCGTATTGAGGCAGGGCAACTCCGACCGCCGGGCGGCGACGTCAGTTAAAAATTATGCCAAGAGCAATCCCCATAAAATGGGCAAGTGGTCAAAAGATTCAAAAACCAATGTCGCCCACATGAACGGTGGCGATTTCTTTTCCAATGAAAAATCCACCACCGTTTCAGCGGCAAGTGCTGGAAAGGGGAAAATCGAGTTTGTAGGTGCTGATGGGAGTACGACGGTTCTAAAGGATAATGTTGAACTGAAAGAAGGCGCGATCGTCGATGCAAGCTATCTGAGTAAAAATGCCCTGCGTGCTTTTATTAAAGAGTCGGTACAAAAAGCTAAAGACCAGGGCGTTCTCCTGTCCATGCACATGAAAGCCACCATGATGAAGGTTTCCGACCCCATCATTTTTGGACATGGTGTCACCGTATTTTTTGAGGATGTCTTCACAAAACATGCTGATACTTTCAAGGAAATCGGTGTGAACCCTAACAATGGCCTTGGAGACGTTTATGCCAAGATCGGAAGCCTTCCTGCCGCAAAGCAGGATGAAATCAAAGCAGACATTGATGCCTGCATTGACAAAGGCCCAGACCTGGCAATGGTTGATTCGGACAAGGGCATTACGAACTTCCATGTCCCCAGTGACATTATCATTGATGCT contains:
- a CDS encoding DUF1501 domain-containing protein; amino-acid sequence: MTAFAVASKMFPFQSLNALAQTSEDYKALVCVFLLGGNDADNTVLPISGQARSDYDSVRSSLSISASSLLPIGTVNHSTYGSTDYGLHPSMSGIQGLSDNLAIVANMGNLVEPMTKEEYRNRTKERPLSLFSHSNQQDQMQTASPGESSSTGWGGRIIDNMPGVNNPSTFPTGVSLSGSNKFLAGSPSQAATISGSGGFQLSGLGGSFGEARTTAVQEMLDFDTGFSLVQHASSIFSDGLAIGEVINDALRNTTINTPFPSGSLGTRLRQVAQLIKSRSALGMKRQIFFVSTGGYDTHSNQPGRHSSLLTGLSEAMTAFYTATEELGIPQKVTSFTLTDFGRTFQPNQRGGSDHAWGGTQFILGGAVNSGIYGNFPTLQLDGPDTTDSRGRWIPTTSLDQCGATLATWYGLDPAELDTVFPNLSNFSSNNLGFV